The sequence caaaaaaaaagtaattttttttttaaaatagttttatgagaaataaatttataaaaaataaagtattttttttgtttgataatgtTATAGAAAATaggttaaataaatatttttcttgaaaaataagatgataaataatttattaatattttatttttatttttattattaagtttattaaaataataaaaatcaagtctaaaaaataaaaaaaattgaaaaatgaaattaaaaaaaaataatctaatttcataaattattttaaataaataaaataaaaatcaaatttaataaataaaaattttcatttaaaaaaaatataaacaaaattaaagttgatataaaattaaaattttaagaaataaaattaaaaaaaaaatcaaaataaaatataaaaccatcGAAAGGTTAAAAACCAAGtttaatataatcaataaattaaaaaatattttcaacttgtaaaaaatattttccacccaaaaataatactttaaataaatcaaaccagACCTTAAATAGTTTCCAGTTCTGTACGAGAAAAACTTCTTATGCAAAACTTAATACATGAGCAAagtataaagaaacaaaaaggctTCAAGTTCAAATATATTCCGAGTAGCAGGGTTCATTGCACCCATATCAGGCAACATGCAACAATTGTGGCATGTATTCAATTCAGGCAACAATGTCCGCATCTATCGATctgtttgattatatatatatatttgggatGGTAGGTAATAAGATAAAACCTTTACTAATCACTAACCACCAAGACAAACTGCACCTAGACAATTTTCCTACAGCCGTCCGACAGTTATTGTCAAAATAGAGACGTGACACTATTCACAGAATGGTACATCAACATCTAGTTAGATCCCAACACATTATTATGTTAACAAAATAGGGGGGGGGGGACTCCTACTCCAGCCTAAATCACAAATGCAGATCCTTTGACAGGCTTCTGGTGATTCCTCCCTCAATTTCATCAGGAGGTACGCCTGGGCCTCTTTGCAGCTTGCTGTTCATCTGATTCTACCATCATCACATCATCACCAATCGTTTGCATATCATTCTCAATGCCCTCAGTCTTTTGCAAATCTTGATGCAATCCATTCTCTACCAAAGCGTGGTCTTCTTGCAATGATGCAGAAAATTTTTCCTGACAAGTAGCAATGTTGCCATTTTCTTTGTCATAGCGAATCCTGTCAGTGTCATCAATACCTTCAAGGTTATGTATACCTTCAATTGCTTGCATATTATCCCGAGtgaccttttccttttccaaatCTTGATTCAACACAATCTCTACCAAGTTGGGGTCTTCTTGCAGTGATGCTGAGAAATTTCCCTGACAAGATGCAAGGCTAACATGCTCACTGCCATCATGTATCTTGTCAATCTCCTCAGTACTTCTAAGGTTCCAAATACCTCCAAAGGCAGAATTCTCAAGCATCTCGCCAGAGGCAGAAGCAAGGCTTACGGTCAAACACCCTACATTTTCCATCAAAGGAGATTTTCGTTGATCAAATTTCTCTTTCTGACAAATACCTGCATCTTCCTTGGCTGGAAAATTTTCAATGATTCCTACATCTGAATCATCAGAGGCACAGTCTGATGTTTCTGAAGATGAATCATTGTCATCTGCTTGCAAAGAAATCCCTGGATTCCAAGAATCATCAGCTCCAAAACCTTTAAAAGAACAAGATATAGAACCATCTTGAGGTGTTATTCCTGCAACTTGCTGAAAAAACAGTATCTCCAGAAGGGAAATACATAAACTGCTCACCAGTTTCAGTATCATCCTCCTGAAAAAACGAAAATATGTCATGCATATAAGATCACAAGAGACTGTTGGTAAGGCCTCTTTTTGGCTTTCAActggcaaaaacaaaaaattataaatcacatACTCAATAAACAATTAGCTAGAATAATAGATAATGCCAATACCTCTATCTGTGACCTAGTACCATTAAGGTGGTGATAAGACGATGGCTGGTCAAAGGATGGACAATGTGCAAGTAATGATCCAGCAGCAACTTCCGGATCAAAAAATTCCCTGAGAACCAGGCCAGGATCATTAACACAATGAGAATTCCTCATAGGTGATACTCCCAATAGAGTAATTTCAATGCCCTGACCATGGCCAGAGCTTGATAAATTAACACGACAAGCTCCATCAGGAGAGTATCTGTCTGAAACAAGCTCCAATCCAGATTCTTTCCCATTAATTTCAGGGAAATTAGACTGTTGTTCACTGCTGCAACCACTAGAAGAAACTTCCCGAGAACAATTTTGAAGCAGCTCAGAGATTAGCCTCTGGATAAGTGTACGCTTGAGAGAAGCTTCAGCAGGAGGAAACCAATCCCCATTAAGCTGTTCATTTgaggaaaaaataagaaaagaaagggaagtAACTGTGTGACTAAACATCTGAAAGAGACAAACAAATATGCAATTACAGCATCAATGTTCAAGTAAAGCAATCGATGCATATTTCAGGCCTTTGGGGTTGCATTGCTACATATAAATCAACAAAGGGTTAATTATCAACAGCATAGTCCAAGGCCTAGGAGCGAACCAACTCCCATGCATTGCCAAGATTTCTGTTCACTATCTTGCAGAATACAAAATGCACCTTTCTACCATGTGCAGAACGCTAGCTTTGGGAAAAtagaaatacaataatattcagAGAAACAACTGATGGATTGAACTTACAAACTTAGTAAACCTGTTTATTCTGAATGGACTAAAATTCACTGGGGCCTCTACCAAAAAGAGCTCCAGATAATGAAGCAGGAACAGGCCACAATCAAATGAATTTTCCTGCTGTGGCAGCTGACATGACCATGAACAAAACATCAGAACAATCACAATAAACCCACCAGGATCACAAAAGTGTGTGTCAGACAAACACATACATGCCAAAGCTTATAATATAACAGTGCGACAAATTACTGCACAGATACATACTCTATATTATCACATAAAGCAacacaaaattgaaaagaacttCAACTGAATGAAATTTAGCCCAAGGAAATACTCTCCCCTACTCACTAGATATCATTTCCCATTTACAAGAACACGAGCAGTTCCAAAAGCTTAAGTGTTGGACTCGTCTGATTTTGCAAGTCAAATGAAAGGGAGATCATGATCTATAATGTATGTGCAAAGAGTTGGTGCTAATAGGACCTGTGAAATCAGCCCCCTTCACATTTTCCCTTTTCTATGTGCCCGGGTAACTAAAGATAGCATCTATTGGAACAGCTCTGTAGCAATCCACTCTTGAGtagttaaattaattaactaagacTAGGCAAATACCTCAAGTGGGACAAACCgcaaattcaagaattttgAAGACATGTCTTCAGATGAGCCCTTCTGCCTCTCTTTCCATTCTTCCCATAAATAACTTCAGTGCATGAAAGTGACATACAAATAACAAGAGGTTGCTttcagaaaattataaaataaattacaggTTGTCAAGGAAAAGGATAATAGagtatgaagaagaaaaggtttgcCATAAAACTTGTATTGTTATACATGACCAAGAtgatggatgaaaaaaaaataacaccgCATGTGGGCACGAAAATTAGCTTTGTTTGATGTGTTGAATGCTATAATCAACAACAGGAATAGCCCAGCCCTTAAAGCACTTAACAAGGAAATATTTTGCAATTTCAGTAAGTACTTATCATAATATATCATTCCGTGGCTCTGCTCAAACTGTACTAATCTGACAGAACACACCTGGCATTGATAGCAATTTAGATAAAAGATTGGCATACAACTACCTTTGGCATGTGCAAGACAAATTGAAGCAACATGTCACCCAGTCTGATGGGGACTGAAGATGGACAACAATGAGAACTTGggaattattatttgattatttaggaATTTAAATTTGTAGGATTACTAAAAATTCCTTCAATAATCAAATGCCAATTCCCATTGTTGTCCATCTTATTCCCCATCATAGCGTGTCTAAAAATATACATGTGCAGATATGTTGTCAAACAAAAGGTacaatcaagttaatttatacCTTTGAACAAGATTTTTGAGACCTGCATGAGTTCCTTTGATAGGATCCATGTGCAATATACATGGTACTTTGACAGATATTTCTGTGTCTTCATCTGAaatatgatgcaaatatataaaCACTAGGCTGATGACCACTCAACATCATGCAATCCACCAAGAACTAACCTTTCACACCAGCTATTTCACCCGGATGGCATATTACTAATAAACTCCAGTGAAGACTGTAATTAAAACAAGCATACAAATTACACCAGCGAAGGATTTATAAAATCACAATGTAAAAAAGAGAGGTTGTTTAACTATTTTCTTACTTGAAGTTTACAGGAATGAAAATGTAGTCTTTTCCAAACATATCCACTTTTCTGGTCCATTTATGGACACGTAAAAATGCAGCTTTGCCATCTTTCACATTGGATGGATCTTTGTCAAGATCAGCAAGCTTCCTAAAGAAAAAGCTATTGAAAAAATGGTATCTTTGCTTCTCCTCAGATGGAATCTGATTCTTCAAATACCTGCCACCCAATCATTTGATTTCCTTTAAATGCACATTTAAATGTAacctataataaattaaaacagaTGTGGAATTTTCAAATAGTAATGGATTTgcaaatataaataatcaatccCCTCTTCTTTTCAGAATAACCTCACAGAAACAAGTTATGTGACAACCTTTACATCCTAACTACTAGAAATTGACTGGttgaaactaaaagaaaaaattgttgtaGGCAAATAAAGTGttgaaactaaaagaaaaaattgttgtaAGTAAATAAACCTACTTAATGTAAAAGTCAATGATTGTATCATTGATGAAAGTCTCTGGTTGTAATAGATCAACATCTCTCTTACTAATAGAAACTGCATCCGAGTCCTCTTTTGGATAGATAACATCTTCGAACTCTGAATCAAAACTGCAAAATGCCAAGATTATTCAGAAACTTGCTATACCATAGATCATACACTCGTGCAGATGTGATGTATTTTTACAACTACACCATCTTTTTGTCCTATCAGTAAAAAATTTACATACCCCAATTGTACAAAAGAAGCACAGATCCTCTTctctaaagaataaaaatcaatggaTATGCACACCACTACAAGCACATAAATAAATACTACAATTATAGAAATCTTGAATCTTCATGTAAGAGCACATTCTGTCAAAGTGGATGAACTCGGTTAGAAAAATCCATCAAATTTTTCTTACAGTGTTTTCATAGTAAAATATGTAACTCAAAGAACACTTCATTTGGAGGCTTTTGGGAAGAGCTTGCATTTAAATCCTCTTGAACAATAATAAATGCTTACAttgtgaaagaaaagaagaacacTTAAGCCCAAGCGCCACTGATCTACTGCTTCAACGATCAAGACTAATATGCTACCAGCAATAGAAACAAAATCCATCCCACTAAACCAAAGATGAATTTGTTTTGACTGAATCTTGAGATGATAGGAAAGATCAAGAACTATACTACCTAATTTACCTTAAAAAGACATTAATTTGACCTACAGTTCATGCAATTTGATCCACAAGTAGAGAACATGGAGATGTGAAACCACTAAGGAAATTAGAACTAGCAGATAAAAGAGGTTAGATTGCTAGAGAATCAAGAAATACATGTCATTGCCCAACACCTAGGGGGTTATCACACCTGGGAAAATAGCGCCTCTGTTGAAGTGAGTCTACTCCATTCATTGCAATATCCATGCTACAAGCAAATGGATAAAAGAACAGGCACGAAGAGTTAAATGATAAGAAAACAAGGGGcaataacaaaaattcacaaaaaaaaaaatggacggaGAGAAGACACTTCCAAGCCAGCCTTCCTCAACCTTTTGAACAAAGTAATTCTTAGCATACCAACAGGATGCAAAAATCCTAAGAGTTGTAGCCATACAACAAGCACGTTTTTAGCCAGTAACAACTGGCATCAAATGGAAAGCAAAAGAACTTATTTAATGGGTAAATCATATGTTAATTGGAGGCACTGGAAAAAGCCTCCAAAAGCAATTTAAGTATGAAGCATGGCAAATTATATGAAAGCTAAATTGTAATAAATGACATCACATGCAGGCAATTCAGAGAACTTACTCATGTATAACGCTCAGTAGAGCTGAGTACTTCACATTCAGATATGTAATCTCTTCCCATTTCCTAGACCAATTTGGCTCAACAACCACAACCTCCAACTCCTCAACACCTACACAGACAAattaaataagtaaattaaGAGACTTAAATCCAAATAATAAAAGCAAGGGTATCTTCTAGAAACCAACCAGATTAAATATTGAAGCTAATACAGCAGAAATTTCAATACTAAAATTGCTTCATATTCAGTATTTCTGATCAAAACTTCTTACGAGCTCACCATTGTTAAGAAATAGTGTAAAGAACTTTAGTCTTGTATGATACAATCATACCAAAAGGTAATATGGAACTTATCAGATTGATGAGTTCAATATTGTGGCAATTCCACTGTATATATATCACCAATTTTGCAAATTTGCAATTATGGCATTTGTGTGTAATATGTCtaaaatatcagaaaaaaaagaaagatgaatgtTTGCATAAAACTTGAGGGGGGAACTGGGAGGTCAGCACAAGTTGCAATTAGCTGGGGAACTTTTCAATACTTTTGGCTGTTGACGTGAATTTCCATATGCATTAGGAATCAAATGATACAGCATATGAAAATGTTGCGACTTGGAGttatacaaattacaaaaataagagGAAAATAATATGCAAGCACTACACCACTTCAAGGCGACTAACCTGACATGCCTTGTGTGTTATCAGCTTGTACTGCATCCTTTGAAAGTATGTGAAGCTTAATCATTACAGTTTCAAACTGAACACATGATAAATACAACTTAATAAGCATGCTTAAATATCACAAGTTATAATCCCATAAGGTTGCTAGAACTTACTCTTTGAATATTCTGAGACTCAATACTAACAATTTCATCAATTCCTGTTTCAAAGCTAAAGGTTCCTTCATCTCCATGAGCAGTTGTACCATTAATTTTAATGCCACTGTAAGAAAATGTCACCATCCCAGTACAATATTTACCCCGGTATACAACATAATCAACAACAATTCCAATGTCACTCTGCAAATTGCACAAAAAACACTTAATTAGTAATCTTGAAGCTTTTCTTTCTGAAAAAATGTATATGAATGGTAGCCATCTTGCTCACTGAACAATATACATAAATCAAGtaggaaaaatatttatccCCACCAAGCCAAAAATGAAACAGATTGAAAGATTGATTTTGAAACATGAAGCACATATCTGAGGTTCAACTTCAATATGAACTGGTTAGTAATCCCTCCAGAATGCAATTAGCATAGCTTAACAAGTAGAAGGAGAAACAAAACCTGGGTACAAGTTCAAAAAGGTGGAATGGCCACAAGTCAAGCAGTAGCCATGCAGAAAGCTTTGTAATGTCTACCAATAGCAGCTAAACAAGTTAACCCCTCAGATTCCAAGACACTtgagaaacaaataaaactcaaaatagGAGTCCAGGTATTAGGAGGACAGAGTACATATTAgctaattcaagaaaaataacacaAGAATAAAGACCCAGACAGCCGTTTAAGAACagactaaaataagaaaacctgCAACTGCTAAGCAACTTCAGTTACTGAACACCTTGAAGCAGGTATAATATGCAAGGATAACAAATAGAGgatctttaaaaataagaaaataacaatctGTCTCATTTGTAATTCAgtataaacttgattaattcaTGACAGGGGAAATTTTGTACCATTTCTGAGTAGCTGAAAGAATTGGTTGGTGTGAGGTCATTTAAAATAACTGTAATCATGCAGAAAAACACAGTAAGTTTTCACTTGAATGCCCACAATATCCAGGAAAAGAATATCATGAGAAAATACCACCAGCATCTGCAATATCAGGAGTGGGGCTTGATGGAGAACACTCCTCCATGTGTTCATCAACAAGCTCAGCCTgcaaaattttcaaacaaagCAAAACGAGACTTCATAATCAATCTCATAACTGAAAACATAACCCAGAAGACGGGTGAAGCCACCATACACTGGACGGAGGACCATCTCTAAGACCACAGTTTAATTGGCTTTCCCCAAGTAAAGGAGCTTCATGGCATGAAATTCTTGTCACGTGTTCACTAAAAATCATTTTCGATTCAAAATCATCTACCGGAAAACAGGGGTCGTGTTCATGACTTAAAGATGTTAAATGGGGAGCAGCAGAATTTCCTTCTTCAGTGGTTAAGTCCTCTCCAACAGTTCGGGGCCGAACACGAGTAGCAGCATTATCACAGTCAATAGCATCAGCATCTACACAAACTAAACTAGAGGTTTCGTTTTTAGGAATACCACATTCCTGGGTGACTGGAAACACAGATAAGAGGATCAGTGATCTTAAACCTAAAATTAATCacccaaaacataattttactaACGCAAAAAATTTTAACTcccaatttaaaatattttgcaccATAGCATAACTAGTTTCTTCTTCAGTTACATGATTATTactataattttctttcaaagtGACCGCACTCGAGAAA is a genomic window of Populus alba chromosome 5, ASM523922v2, whole genome shotgun sequence containing:
- the LOC118036687 gene encoding probable ubiquitin-like-specific protease 2B isoform X6; translated protein: MEECSPSSPTPDIADAVILNDLTPTNSFSYSEMSDIGIVVDYVVYRGKYCTGMVTFSYSGIKINGTTAHGDEGTFSFETGIDEIVSIESQNIQRFETVMIKLHILSKDAVQADNTQGMSGVEELEVVVVEPNWSRKWEEITYLNVKYSALLSVIHDMDIAMNGVDSLQQRRYFPSFDSEFEDVIYPKEDSDAVSISKRDVDLLQPETFINDTIIDFYIKYLKNQIPSEEKQRYHFFNSFFFRKLADLDKDPSNVKDGKAAFLRVHKWTRKVDMFGKDYIFIPVNFNLHWSLLVICHPGEIAGVKDEDTEISVKVPCILHMDPIKGTHAGLKNLVQSYLWEEWKERQKGSSEDMSSKFLNLRFVPLELPQQENSFDCGLFLLHYLELFLVEAPVNFSPFRINRFTKFLNGDWFPPAEASLKRTLIQRLISELLQNCSREVSSSGCSSEQQSNFPEINGKESGLELVSDRYSPDGACRVNLSSSGHGQGIEITLLGVSPMRNSHCVNDPGLVLREFFDPEVAAGSLLAHCPSFDQPSSYHHLNGTRSQIEEDDTETGFGADDSWNPGISLQADDNDSSSETSDCASDDSDVGIIENFPAKEDAGICQKEKFDQRKSPLMENVGCLTVSLASASGEMLENSAFGGIWNLRSTEEIDKIHDGSEHVSLASCQGNFSASLQEDPNLVEIVLNQDLEKEKVTRDNMQAIEGIHNLEGIDDTDRIRYDKENGNIATCQEKFSASLQEDHALVENGLHQDLQKTEGIENDMQTIGDDVMMVESDEQQAAKRPRRTS
- the LOC118036687 gene encoding probable ubiquitin-like-specific protease 2B isoform X4, giving the protein MKNYFKEEEEEIGELAAGQILVTQECGIPKNETSSLVCVDADAIDCDNAATRVRPRTVGEDLTTEEGNSAAPHLTSLSHEHDPCFPVDDFESKMIFSEHVTRISCHEAPLLGESQLNCGLRDGPPSSAELVDEHMEECSPSSPTPDIADAGVILNDLTPTNSFSYSEMSDIGIVVDYVVYRGKYCTGMVTFSYSGIKINGTTAHGDEGTFSFETGIDEIVSIESQNIQRFETVMIKLHILSKDAVQADNTQGMSGVEELEVVVVEPNWSRKWEEITYLNVKYSALLSVIHDFDSEFEDVIYPKEDSDAVSISKRDVDLLQPETFINDTIIDFYIKYLKNQIPSEEKQRYHFFNSFFFRKLADLDKDPSNVKDGKAAFLRVHKWTRKVDMFGKDYIFIPVNFNLHWSLLVICHPGEIAGVKDEDTEISVKVPCILHMDPIKGTHAGLKNLVQSYLWEEWKERQKGSSEDMSSKFLNLRFVPLELPQQENSFDCGLFLLHYLELFLVEAPVNFSPFRINRFTKFLNGDWFPPAEASLKRTLIQRLISELLQNCSREVSSSGCSSEQQSNFPEINGKESGLELVSDRYSPDGACRVNLSSSGHGQGIEITLLGVSPMRNSHCVNDPGLVLREFFDPEVAAGSLLAHCPSFDQPSSYHHLNGTRSQIEEDDTETGFGADDSWNPGISLQADDNDSSSETSDCASDDSDVGIIENFPAKEDAGICQKEKFDQRKSPLMENVGCLTVSLASASGEMLENSAFGGIWNLRSTEEIDKIHDGSEHVSLASCQGNFSASLQEDPNLVEIVLNQDLEKEKVTRDNMQAIEGIHNLEGIDDTDRIRYDKENGNIATCQEKFSASLQEDHALVENGLHQDLQKTEGIENDMQTIGDDVMMVESDEQQAAKRPRRTS
- the LOC118036687 gene encoding probable ubiquitin-like-specific protease 2B isoform X3, giving the protein MKNYFKEEEEEIGELAAGQILVTQECGIPKNETSSLVCVDADAIDCDNAATRVRPRTVGEDLTTEEGNSAAPHLTSLSHEHDPCFPVDDFESKMIFSEHVTRISCHEAPLLGESQLNCGLRDGPPSSAELVDEHMEECSPSSPTPDIADAGVILNDLTPTNSFSYSEMSDIGIVVDYVVYRGKYCTGMVTFSYSGIKINGTTAHGDEGTFSFETGIDEIVSIESQNIQRDAVQADNTQGMSGVEELEVVVVEPNWSRKWEEITYLNVKYSALLSVIHDMDIAMNGVDSLQQRRYFPSFDSEFEDVIYPKEDSDAVSISKRDVDLLQPETFINDTIIDFYIKYLKNQIPSEEKQRYHFFNSFFFRKLADLDKDPSNVKDGKAAFLRVHKWTRKVDMFGKDYIFIPVNFNLHWSLLVICHPGEIAGVKDEDTEISVKVPCILHMDPIKGTHAGLKNLVQSYLWEEWKERQKGSSEDMSSKFLNLRFVPLELPQQENSFDCGLFLLHYLELFLVEAPVNFSPFRINRFTKFLNGDWFPPAEASLKRTLIQRLISELLQNCSREVSSSGCSSEQQSNFPEINGKESGLELVSDRYSPDGACRVNLSSSGHGQGIEITLLGVSPMRNSHCVNDPGLVLREFFDPEVAAGSLLAHCPSFDQPSSYHHLNGTRSQIEEDDTETGFGADDSWNPGISLQADDNDSSSETSDCASDDSDVGIIENFPAKEDAGICQKEKFDQRKSPLMENVGCLTVSLASASGEMLENSAFGGIWNLRSTEEIDKIHDGSEHVSLASCQGNFSASLQEDPNLVEIVLNQDLEKEKVTRDNMQAIEGIHNLEGIDDTDRIRYDKENGNIATCQEKFSASLQEDHALVENGLHQDLQKTEGIENDMQTIGDDVMMVESDEQQAAKRPRRTS
- the LOC118036687 gene encoding probable ubiquitin-like-specific protease 2B isoform X5 yields the protein MEECSPSSPTPDIADAGVILNDLTPTNSFSYSEMSDIGIVVDYVVYRGKYCTGMVTFSYSGIKINGTTAHGDEGTFSFETGIDEIVSIESQNIQRFETVMIKLHILSKDAVQADNTQGMSGVEELEVVVVEPNWSRKWEEITYLNVKYSALLSVIHDMDIAMNGVDSLQQRRYFPSFDSEFEDVIYPKEDSDAVSISKRDVDLLQPETFINDTIIDFYIKYLKNQIPSEEKQRYHFFNSFFFRKLADLDKDPSNVKDGKAAFLRVHKWTRKVDMFGKDYIFIPVNFNLHWSLLVICHPGEIAGVKDEDTEISVKVPCILHMDPIKGTHAGLKNLVQSYLWEEWKERQKGSSEDMSSKFLNLRFVPLELPQQENSFDCGLFLLHYLELFLVEAPVNFSPFRINRFTKFLNGDWFPPAEASLKRTLIQRLISELLQNCSREVSSSGCSSEQQSNFPEINGKESGLELVSDRYSPDGACRVNLSSSGHGQGIEITLLGVSPMRNSHCVNDPGLVLREFFDPEVAAGSLLAHCPSFDQPSSYHHLNGTRSQIEEDDTETGFGADDSWNPGISLQADDNDSSSETSDCASDDSDVGIIENFPAKEDAGICQKEKFDQRKSPLMENVGCLTVSLASASGEMLENSAFGGIWNLRSTEEIDKIHDGSEHVSLASCQGNFSASLQEDPNLVEIVLNQDLEKEKVTRDNMQAIEGIHNLEGIDDTDRIRYDKENGNIATCQEKFSASLQEDHALVENGLHQDLQKTEGIENDMQTIGDDVMMVESDEQQAAKRPRRTS
- the LOC118036687 gene encoding probable ubiquitin-like-specific protease 2B isoform X2 gives rise to the protein MKNYFKEEEEEIGELAAGQILVTQECGIPKNETSSLVCVDADAIDCDNAATRVRPRTVGEDLTTEEGNSAAPHLTSLSHEHDPCFPVDDFESKMIFSEHVTRISCHEAPLLGESQLNCGLRDGPPSSAELVDEHMEECSPSSPTPDIADAVILNDLTPTNSFSYSEMSDIGIVVDYVVYRGKYCTGMVTFSYSGIKINGTTAHGDEGTFSFETGIDEIVSIESQNIQRFETVMIKLHILSKDAVQADNTQGMSGVEELEVVVVEPNWSRKWEEITYLNVKYSALLSVIHDMDIAMNGVDSLQQRRYFPSFDSEFEDVIYPKEDSDAVSISKRDVDLLQPETFINDTIIDFYIKYLKNQIPSEEKQRYHFFNSFFFRKLADLDKDPSNVKDGKAAFLRVHKWTRKVDMFGKDYIFIPVNFNLHWSLLVICHPGEIAGVKDEDTEISVKVPCILHMDPIKGTHAGLKNLVQSYLWEEWKERQKGSSEDMSSKFLNLRFVPLELPQQENSFDCGLFLLHYLELFLVEAPVNFSPFRINRFTKFLNGDWFPPAEASLKRTLIQRLISELLQNCSREVSSSGCSSEQQSNFPEINGKESGLELVSDRYSPDGACRVNLSSSGHGQGIEITLLGVSPMRNSHCVNDPGLVLREFFDPEVAAGSLLAHCPSFDQPSSYHHLNGTRSQIEEDDTETGFGADDSWNPGISLQADDNDSSSETSDCASDDSDVGIIENFPAKEDAGICQKEKFDQRKSPLMENVGCLTVSLASASGEMLENSAFGGIWNLRSTEEIDKIHDGSEHVSLASCQGNFSASLQEDPNLVEIVLNQDLEKEKVTRDNMQAIEGIHNLEGIDDTDRIRYDKENGNIATCQEKFSASLQEDHALVENGLHQDLQKTEGIENDMQTIGDDVMMVESDEQQAAKRPRRTS
- the LOC118036687 gene encoding probable ubiquitin-like-specific protease 2B isoform X1, coding for MKNYFKEEEEEIGELAAGQILVTQECGIPKNETSSLVCVDADAIDCDNAATRVRPRTVGEDLTTEEGNSAAPHLTSLSHEHDPCFPVDDFESKMIFSEHVTRISCHEAPLLGESQLNCGLRDGPPSSAELVDEHMEECSPSSPTPDIADAGVILNDLTPTNSFSYSEMSDIGIVVDYVVYRGKYCTGMVTFSYSGIKINGTTAHGDEGTFSFETGIDEIVSIESQNIQRFETVMIKLHILSKDAVQADNTQGMSGVEELEVVVVEPNWSRKWEEITYLNVKYSALLSVIHDMDIAMNGVDSLQQRRYFPSFDSEFEDVIYPKEDSDAVSISKRDVDLLQPETFINDTIIDFYIKYLKNQIPSEEKQRYHFFNSFFFRKLADLDKDPSNVKDGKAAFLRVHKWTRKVDMFGKDYIFIPVNFNLHWSLLVICHPGEIAGVKDEDTEISVKVPCILHMDPIKGTHAGLKNLVQSYLWEEWKERQKGSSEDMSSKFLNLRFVPLELPQQENSFDCGLFLLHYLELFLVEAPVNFSPFRINRFTKFLNGDWFPPAEASLKRTLIQRLISELLQNCSREVSSSGCSSEQQSNFPEINGKESGLELVSDRYSPDGACRVNLSSSGHGQGIEITLLGVSPMRNSHCVNDPGLVLREFFDPEVAAGSLLAHCPSFDQPSSYHHLNGTRSQIEEDDTETGFGADDSWNPGISLQADDNDSSSETSDCASDDSDVGIIENFPAKEDAGICQKEKFDQRKSPLMENVGCLTVSLASASGEMLENSAFGGIWNLRSTEEIDKIHDGSEHVSLASCQGNFSASLQEDPNLVEIVLNQDLEKEKVTRDNMQAIEGIHNLEGIDDTDRIRYDKENGNIATCQEKFSASLQEDHALVENGLHQDLQKTEGIENDMQTIGDDVMMVESDEQQAAKRPRRTS